In one Methanobrevibacter arboriphilus genomic region, the following are encoded:
- a CDS encoding right-handed parallel beta-helix repeat-containing protein, with protein MIFFKIKKRSLLSTILGLIALLFLFSIAIVGVSATDYYVNGTTGNDNSGSGDSDNPYASIGKAINKTNTINGLNKIIVKDGTYNGNKNNKIIINKSVDIYGARYYYKNSQYGDTIINGDKDNWFFKISPNITVNFYGITFTNGTTALFINNSIVNIDKCNFKSNGYAEGSILTDWWGSEGSIVVKGSNSVLKVINSNFINNAAEKGAGIFAGPGSSVTVKMCNFTNNTAIFGGAAIYLDHDYFNKEIARVNISNSNFINNYAPILAVGGAISVEFGILKIYGCNFTNNYVDQTGGAISSFNGNVEINKCKFTNNSATGNPWKGGKGGAIGINGGKLSLLYSVFYQNSAKYGTIYFSPESILNVQNNNISKSEYGIFINSTKKYCMIGGNNINDCKYGIYNSGGSRSTSLSSNNISNCDYGIYNKKLIPNINNNKIFKCKYGIYNLGNKVFIWKNNISNCDYGIYNKGDYSKIERNSLKNIKKVGIYIGSHKTNITQNKISGIKKYYGIYIKKNSKYNIIYKNNVTKFKYGIFNNGYKSNIKYNKLSYNTGYGILIYKNPQYSYINSNTVFKNYYGIFNKGTHTSLIKNKVTYNKIGLATTKKTKYQNNYIKNNTKNKL; from the coding sequence ATGATATTTTTTAAAATTAAAAAGAGAAGCCTTTTATCGACAATATTAGGTTTAATAGCTCTTTTATTTCTTTTTTCAATAGCTATAGTTGGAGTTAGTGCAACTGATTATTATGTGAATGGTACTACTGGGAATGATAATAGTGGAAGTGGTGACTCAGATAATCCTTATGCAAGTATTGGAAAAGCTATAAATAAAACTAATACAATAAATGGTCTTAATAAGATTATTGTTAAAGATGGAACCTATAATGGCAATAAAAATAACAAGATTATTATAAATAAAAGTGTTGATATTTATGGTGCACGTTATTACTATAAAAATAGCCAATATGGGGATACTATAATTAATGGTGATAAAGATAATTGGTTTTTCAAAATTAGCCCAAACATTACAGTTAATTTCTATGGAATAACTTTCACTAATGGAACAACTGCATTATTCATTAATAATAGCATAGTTAATATAGACAAATGCAATTTTAAATCAAATGGATATGCAGAAGGGAGTATACTTACCGATTGGTGGGGATCTGAGGGCAGTATCGTTGTAAAAGGTTCAAATAGTGTTTTAAAAGTGATTAATTCAAATTTTATAAATAATGCAGCTGAAAAAGGTGCAGGAATTTTTGCAGGACCTGGATCATCAGTCACTGTAAAAATGTGTAATTTTACAAATAATACTGCAATTTTCGGTGGAGCTGCAATTTATTTAGACCATGATTATTTTAATAAAGAAATTGCCAGAGTTAATATATCTAATTCTAATTTTATAAACAATTATGCTCCTATTTTAGCAGTTGGTGGTGCAATATCTGTTGAATTTGGAATTTTAAAAATTTATGGATGTAATTTCACTAATAATTATGTTGACCAAACTGGAGGAGCTATTTCAAGTTTTAATGGCAATGTAGAAATAAATAAATGTAAATTTACTAATAATTCTGCTACTGGAAATCCATGGAAGGGTGGAAAAGGTGGAGCTATAGGAATTAATGGAGGAAAATTATCCCTTTTATATTCTGTATTTTATCAAAATAGTGCTAAATATGGAACTATTTATTTTAGTCCAGAATCTATATTAAACGTTCAAAACAATAACATATCCAAAAGTGAGTATGGAATATTTATTAACTCCACTAAAAAGTATTGTATGATTGGAGGTAATAATATTAATGATTGTAAATATGGTATTTACAATTCAGGAGGTAGTCGTAGTACTTCCCTTTCTAGTAACAATATTTCTAATTGTGATTATGGAATTTATAATAAAAAATTAATTCCAAACATTAATAATAACAAAATTTTCAAATGTAAATATGGTATCTATAATTTAGGTAATAAAGTATTTATATGGAAAAATAATATTTCTAATTGTGATTATGGAATTTATAATAAAGGTGACTATTCTAAAATTGAAAGAAATTCTTTAAAAAATATTAAAAAAGTAGGAATATATATAGGCAGTCATAAAACTAATATTACTCAAAATAAAATTAGTGGAATTAAAAAATATTATGGAATTTATATAAAAAAGAATTCCAAGTACAATATAATTTATAAAAACAATGTTACTAAATTTAAATACGGAATCTTCAATAATGGATATAAATCTAACATAAAATACAATAAATTATCTTACAATACTGGTTATGGTATATTAATATACAAAAATCCCCAATACTCCTATATAAACAGCAACACAGTTTTTAAAAACTACTATGGCATTTTTAACAAAGGAACACACACATCACTAATTAAAAACAAAGTTACATATAATAAAATCGGATTAGCAACTACTAAAAAAACTAAATATCAAAATAATTACATCAAAAATAATACAAAAAATAAGTTATAA
- a CDS encoding DUF11 domain-containing protein, whose product MSNLDKKTIILDKKLVIDRENSKSIFSNGYIKLIQGSDGSVIKNLNINGVYDPFKNSPQSVLIIENSENNIIQKIFFNITSSLGTISSVNCINIKGYSENNKILDNLIYFNSLSESLYSYGISLSSNYIKNTLISGNTINMRCKNYVAGISSSAENTTIEKNNISLYSNLMYGIYIEGSSAIYTKILNNNIVANGEIFYLIESWMGSNTTISNNVLTGIGKGGFAYAAKFSKYDIITSNIITVKGSDVSNIDFSNNDEIKGHGGIYYAGNSGYATITNNKIISYYKKGGDYAIKSISSLDGATYTIIDNYLYSNNGLKIGNSALSMDKLGNYLNNGPQSVIISINDFKGFYGKFTKLTAILKDSQGKAISGKIIKFYVNNKFIGQAITNVAGLAAFNYKVMGAGSLTVGATFEGDNSYVNSSKISKLAVPNYSVLKIKNIKSVKKRIVTFKTNLANLGPSKSSFKVTYKLSKGFTYKKPKVSVGSVKFNKKTRILTWIVKNLKVHKTKSATLTMKLKAKKGKYTLKPIVKSNNSLKVSSNNFLKSFSVK is encoded by the coding sequence TTGTCTAACCTAGATAAAAAAACTATTATCCTAGATAAAAAATTAGTCATTGATAGAGAAAATAGTAAATCGATTTTTTCAAATGGTTATATTAAACTTATACAGGGTTCTGATGGTTCTGTAATTAAAAATCTTAATATTAATGGTGTTTATGATCCTTTTAAAAACTCACCCCAATCTGTATTGATTATTGAAAATTCTGAAAATAACATAATTCAGAAAATATTTTTTAATATAACTAGTAGCTTAGGGACTATTAGTAGTGTAAATTGTATTAATATTAAGGGGTATAGTGAAAATAACAAAATTTTAGATAATTTGATTTATTTTAATAGCTTGTCTGAAAGTCTTTATTCTTATGGAATATCATTAAGTTCTAATTACATTAAAAATACTTTAATTTCTGGAAATACGATTAATATGAGGTGTAAAAATTATGTTGCAGGTATTTCATCATCAGCTGAAAATACAACTATTGAGAAAAATAACATATCTTTATATTCTAATTTAATGTATGGAATTTACATAGAGGGATCTAGTGCAATATATACAAAGATTTTAAACAATAATATTGTAGCTAATGGTGAAATATTCTACTTAATAGAATCTTGGATGGGATCTAATACAACAATATCTAATAATGTTTTAACTGGTATTGGTAAAGGTGGGTTTGCTTATGCCGCGAAATTTTCTAAATATGATATAATTACGAGTAATATCATTACAGTTAAGGGAAGTGATGTTAGTAACATTGATTTTTCTAATAATGACGAAATAAAGGGGCATGGTGGTATTTATTATGCTGGTAACTCAGGATATGCAACTATTACTAATAATAAAATAATATCTTACTACAAAAAAGGAGGGGATTATGCTATAAAGTCAATATCAAGTTTAGATGGTGCAACATACACTATTATTGATAATTATTTATATTCTAATAATGGATTAAAAATTGGAAATAGCGCTTTATCAATGGACAAATTAGGAAATTATTTAAATAATGGTCCTCAAAGTGTTATAATATCTATTAATGATTTTAAAGGTTTTTATGGTAAATTTACTAAATTAACTGCTATTTTGAAGGATTCTCAGGGTAAAGCTATTTCTGGTAAGATTATTAAGTTTTATGTTAATAATAAATTTATTGGTCAAGCTATTACTAATGTTGCTGGTCTAGCTGCTTTTAATTATAAAGTTATGGGTGCTGGTAGTTTAACTGTTGGTGCAACTTTTGAAGGAGATAATTCTTATGTTAATTCAAGTAAGATTAGTAAATTGGCTGTTCCAAATTATAGTGTTCTAAAAATTAAGAATATTAAATCTGTTAAAAAAAGGATAGTTACTTTTAAAACTAATTTAGCTAATCTTGGACCAAGTAAATCTAGTTTCAAAGTAACATATAAATTATCTAAGGGTTTTACTTATAAAAAACCTAAAGTTTCTGTAGGTAGTGTTAAATTTAATAAGAAGACTCGTATTTTAACTTGGATTGTTAAGAACTTAAAGGTTCATAAAACTAAGTCTGCAACATTGACTATGAAATTAAAAGCTAAAAAAGGTAAATATACTTTAAAACCTATTGTTAAAAGTAATAATTCTTTAAAAGTGTCTTCAAATAATTTTTTAAAGAGCTTTAGTGTAAAATAA
- a CDS encoding VWA domain-containing protein, whose product MIKDIVKFSAKLRENEIPASIRSTELACKAAPLINKNNGNLQEALAAIYLKDQRYRKKFDIVYEKFFIEEENEDTEKKEFSTAGKKSPFKTYNVSVSSKRVSRYDSGKDGENYRINYIQNSLADINNNGDREGNSELLKNDITTLNMLQVDLVDLCQKLGEKIATKRSRQNKIAKKQKPDIRRSIRKNMKHGGTLLELMKSKPKIKKHNHYFLSDISVSCDWISMWFFCMVYTAKNSFTKAEAYEFDNKTVEITPALFENDLKDAFIKVMRIRHENSMIQGKSNMFTAFTEFEKKANLNSKSYVLILTDCRDWKGPKEGKIPKSAEIIENMVKKSKRVLILNPEEKKKWNVADSCVSYYEDVGAELFEVRNLEQLAELITEI is encoded by the coding sequence ATGATAAAAGATATAGTTAAATTTTCAGCAAAACTTAGGGAAAATGAAATTCCTGCTAGTATTCGAAGTACTGAATTAGCTTGTAAAGCTGCTCCATTAATAAATAAGAACAATGGAAACTTGCAAGAAGCATTAGCAGCTATTTATTTAAAAGATCAAAGATACAGAAAAAAATTTGATATAGTTTATGAAAAATTCTTTATTGAAGAAGAAAATGAAGATACAGAAAAAAAGGAATTTTCAACAGCTGGAAAAAAATCCCCTTTTAAAACATACAATGTTTCTGTAAGCAGTAAAAGAGTCTCTAGATATGATTCTGGAAAAGATGGAGAAAATTACAGAATAAATTACATTCAAAATAGTCTAGCTGATATAAATAACAATGGAGATAGAGAAGGAAATTCTGAACTTTTAAAAAATGACATAACAACCCTAAATATGCTTCAAGTAGACCTAGTTGATCTTTGTCAAAAATTAGGTGAAAAAATTGCTACTAAAAGATCTAGACAAAATAAAATTGCTAAAAAGCAAAAACCCGATATAAGAAGAAGTATTAGGAAAAACATGAAACACGGCGGAACTTTATTAGAGCTCATGAAAAGTAAACCAAAGATCAAAAAACATAACCACTATTTTTTAAGTGATATAAGTGTATCCTGTGATTGGATAAGCATGTGGTTTTTCTGTATGGTTTATACTGCCAAAAACTCATTTACTAAAGCTGAAGCATATGAATTTGACAATAAAACTGTTGAAATAACTCCTGCATTATTTGAAAATGATTTGAAAGATGCATTTATAAAAGTTATGAGAATAAGACATGAAAACTCCATGATTCAAGGTAAATCCAATATGTTTACAGCTTTTACTGAATTTGAAAAAAAAGCTAATCTGAATAGTAAGTCATATGTTCTTATTTTAACTGATTGTAGGGATTGGAAAGGTCCTAAAGAAGGAAAAATTCCAAAAAGTGCGGAAATAATCGAAAATATGGTTAAAAAATCAAAAAGAGTTTTAATATTAAACCCTGAAGAAAAAAAGAAATGGAATGTTGCAGACAGCTGTGTTTCATACTATGAAGACGTTGGTGCTGAGCTATTTGAAGTAAGAAACTTAGAACAACTAGCAGAACTAATTACTGAAATCTAA
- a CDS encoding AAA family ATPase, with amino-acid sequence MAKKLDLNSVEEKLSENNYIPNENISTVTFLAITLKKPILVEGPPGTGKTQLAKSIANAFERDFFRIQCYEGITFEQIVGEWNYQKQLLSLEISKLNKSQEDVFKEEFFIKRPLLSAFMNKKSSVILIDEIDKADEEVESFLLQALGEKQITVNDLGTFDLNNDLLVIMTSNSQRQLLDETKDRCLYLYIDYPDFEREVEIVKSHVPDSSEKLIKSVVKTTQRIRKLKLSKNPSIRATIDWIRSLMILGKKELDEESFDKTLNVAIKSEEDAKKVRKNIKIK; translated from the coding sequence ATGGCAAAAAAATTAGATCTAAATAGTGTTGAAGAAAAATTATCTGAAAATAATTATATTCCTAATGAAAATATATCTACTGTAACATTTCTTGCTATTACACTTAAAAAACCTATCTTAGTTGAAGGACCTCCTGGAACAGGGAAAACACAGCTTGCTAAATCTATTGCAAATGCATTTGAAAGAGATTTTTTCAGAATACAGTGCTATGAAGGAATAACTTTTGAACAAATTGTTGGAGAATGGAATTATCAAAAACAACTTCTAAGCCTTGAAATATCAAAATTAAATAAAAGCCAAGAGGATGTTTTTAAAGAAGAATTTTTCATAAAAAGACCTCTTCTATCTGCATTTATGAACAAAAAATCTTCTGTAATATTAATCGATGAAATTGATAAAGCTGATGAAGAAGTAGAAAGTTTTTTACTTCAAGCATTAGGAGAAAAACAAATAACTGTTAATGATTTAGGAACATTTGATCTAAATAATGATTTACTTGTTATAATGACATCAAATTCCCAAAGACAGCTACTTGATGAAACAAAGGATAGATGTTTGTATTTATATATTGATTATCCTGATTTTGAAAGAGAAGTTGAAATTGTAAAATCTCATGTTCCCGACTCTTCTGAAAAACTAATTAAAAGTGTTGTGAAAACAACCCAACGAATAAGAAAGCTTAAACTTAGTAAAAATCCTTCAATAAGAGCCACAATAGATTGGATTAGAAGTCTTATGATTCTTGGAAAAAAAGAATTAGATGAAGAATCCTTCGATAAAACATTAAATGTAGCAATAAAAAGTGAAGAAGATGCTAAAAAAGTCAGAAAAAACATAAAAATAAAATAA
- a CDS encoding beta strand repeat-containing protein has product MFANNTAGRSGGAIWGNTIVVNTNFINNTSLYDGGAIYSVNLNVNNSSFRMNNALNGGAIYAGYITIIVDSIFRSNNASNGSAIFTNYTNYDNPIKVINSSFITNSASFGGAIYNNGILNVNLSNFVSNFASFGGAIYNGYHNYLTINESSFTNNNATFGGALYNTGSIDLLNSSFTNNAAIDGGAIYNDDRLYIINSSFVDNIGIANGGAIFNKDNYSSINYFNSISIFNSIFINNTAPNGGVVFNNYNGSVIIHNSSFIANNASFGGVVFNNYNGSVIIDNSSFIANIANYGGAIYNNGLLDDIFNLNFTGNNAIFGGAVFNNYNGSINIDNSNFFNNVASWGGAIYNNGVLERIFYMNFTGNNANSGGAIYNNGVLDYIWYWNFINNNASFGGAIYNNRSLGDIFYADFTGNTAIYGGAIYNEDMLNLTNSMFNFNVASFGGAIYNKYGASLEIFKSFFTSNNASRGGVFYNTGILNVLNSNIINNTATSGGGIYNDYGISQIFDSYFVNNSAISGGAIYNYDGNLNVTNTNFINHTAIYGGAFYNNGISNLSIITSLIEGGNASTGGAIYNTANTEAKGSIFRYNNASNGAVIYNTNLVELLSCDFNYNNAASNGAVIYNTNLVELLSCNFNYNNAFIGGAIYNTGVGILNISYSFFMNNHAFNGGVIHNTDIGTVEILNSQFVNNIAINNGGALSNYYGVIEIIGSYFVSNSALHGGVIYNNGYLSINKSDFVYNNASMGGAIYNNIDNFSIFDSNFNYNLANIGGAIYNTGNNFVTNNLKFEYNNASNGAVIYNIADNMIINNNNFINNTSNNIGGAIYNMGNYSFVNSNFVSNFATDYGGAIYNYLGNLTFYSSNFTNNVVSDGYGGAISNICNSTLNIIDSNFTNNSANSMYGIYSNGRISYGGAIYNEESALNIDDSNFINNTADNGGAVYNHGGSFIVVGSCFTDNHAVYGGAVYGDGDSLIIDGSNFTGNEAYESGGAIFNKGNNFSINSSKFIYNKASNGGAISNYDGNLNINDSKFISNEALYGGAVYNNANLNINGSKFIDNNASSGGAVYNSGSNLNINSSVFTNNNATIGGVIYNIANLSVIDSNFNNNTAVNGATIFNDNGITNINNSNFVNNIVNNSDILGSVIENLNGVLSIVSSNFTDNNVEYGAIIVNSDINILNISNSNFINNNATNAVIYNHNGSVNLNSLNFINNTIYLGGTVFNDLNGLLNITNSIFESNNATNGGTIINNGALNIVSSNFKNNLVEYYGTILNTGFLCINSSNFINNTVKYGNVIYNDYNGVLCVMNSLFLDNEIVNNYIIYSKNTFNFINNTVYNIDDIGLYIDNINKNSNITDNRFFITILKNNSLVKHDLSSGNFNNNVFIILLNGNNNRMNVINADGNYYNLEINGNNNQITDSQFNGYIKNIGQNTTVKNNNITNNNNKIAIWNNGNNFKIENNKFKLNNNEGIYIEGINVTINNNSIDGGYRAIINKGINTRITNNIINNCTIGVENTQKVNITNNKIINTKKGIIDTANASNFLKNNINGGDYGIITSGNNNNIKENIIKNNKNSITINGNYNIIGNNKLDKNTNTIMINGYYNTIYQNNITSSQKTIYIKGNNNKIQFNKLTKNIENIIINGNINDIYKNNISNGKKAIYVKGNYNIIQSNFITKNTVNDIVVNGKYNKIIKNNVSNSKKAIQVIGNSNIIQSNKINKTENGIMIKGYENSIKSNTIVGKTNSKGYGIYIYKNSKRNTLIKNNVSNFKSGVAVYKGHKTNILKKNTITKNNYGLITSQEFKNKSNKITKNKINQKVV; this is encoded by the coding sequence ATGTTTGCTAATAATACAGCAGGTAGAAGTGGTGGTGCAATTTGGGGTAATACAATTGTTGTTAACACTAACTTTATTAATAATACTTCATTGTATGATGGTGGTGCTATCTATTCAGTAAATTTAAATGTTAATAATTCAAGCTTTAGAATGAATAATGCTCTTAATGGTGGAGCTATATATGCTGGATATATTACTATTATTGTTGATTCTATTTTTAGAAGTAATAATGCATCTAATGGAAGTGCTATTTTTACTAATTATACTAATTATGATAATCCTATTAAAGTTATAAATTCTAGCTTTATCACTAATTCTGCTAGTTTTGGTGGTGCTATTTACAATAATGGTATATTAAATGTTAATCTTTCTAATTTTGTTTCTAATTTTGCTAGTTTTGGTGGTGCTATTTATAATGGGTATCATAATTATTTAACTATCAATGAATCAAGTTTTACTAATAATAATGCAACTTTTGGTGGGGCATTATATAATACTGGTAGTATTGATCTTTTAAATTCTAGTTTTACAAATAATGCTGCTATTGATGGTGGAGCTATTTATAATGATGATAGGTTATATATTATTAACTCTAGTTTTGTAGATAATATTGGGATAGCTAATGGTGGTGCTATTTTTAATAAGGATAATTATTCATCTATCAATTATTTTAACTCTATTTCAATCTTTAACTCTATTTTCATAAATAATACTGCACCAAACGGTGGTGTTGTTTTTAATAATTATAATGGTAGTGTAATTATTCATAATTCTAGCTTTATAGCTAATAATGCTAGTTTTGGTGGTGTTGTTTTTAATAATTATAATGGTAGTGTAATTATTGATAATTCTAGCTTTATAGCTAATATTGCTAATTATGGTGGTGCTATTTATAATAATGGCTTGTTAGATGATATTTTTAACTTGAATTTCACTGGTAATAATGCTATTTTTGGTGGTGCTGTTTTTAATAATTATAATGGCAGTATAAATATAGATAATTCTAACTTTTTTAATAATGTTGCTAGTTGGGGTGGTGCTATTTATAATAATGGTGTTTTAGAGCGTATTTTTTATATGAATTTCACTGGTAATAATGCTAATTCTGGTGGTGCTATTTATAATAATGGTGTTTTAGATTACATTTGGTATTGGAACTTTATTAATAATAATGCTAGTTTTGGTGGTGCTATTTATAATAATCGTAGTTTAGGAGATATTTTTTATGCTGATTTCACTGGTAACACTGCAATTTATGGTGGTGCTATTTATAATGAAGATATGTTAAATCTCACTAATTCTATGTTTAATTTCAATGTTGCTAGTTTTGGTGGTGCTATTTATAATAAATATGGAGCTAGCTTAGAAATCTTTAAGTCATTTTTTACTAGTAATAATGCAAGTCGTGGTGGTGTTTTTTATAATACTGGTATTTTAAATGTTTTAAATTCTAATATTATTAATAACACAGCTACTAGTGGTGGTGGTATATATAATGATTATGGAATATCACAGATTTTTGATTCTTATTTTGTAAATAACAGTGCAATTAGTGGTGGTGCTATCTATAATTATGATGGTAATTTAAATGTTACTAATACTAATTTTATAAATCATACTGCAATTTATGGAGGAGCTTTTTATAATAATGGAATTAGTAATTTAAGTATTATTACTTCACTTATTGAGGGAGGTAATGCTTCTACAGGAGGTGCTATCTATAATACAGCTAATACAGAAGCTAAAGGTTCTATATTCAGGTATAATAATGCTTCTAATGGGGCTGTAATATATAATACTAATCTTGTTGAACTTTTATCTTGCGATTTTAATTATAATAATGCTGCTTCTAATGGGGCTGTAATATATAATACTAATCTTGTTGAACTTTTATCTTGCAATTTTAATTATAATAATGCTTTTATTGGTGGAGCTATTTATAATACTGGTGTTGGTATTTTAAATATTTCTTATTCTTTTTTTATGAATAATCATGCTTTTAATGGAGGAGTTATTCATAATACTGATATTGGTACTGTTGAAATCCTGAATTCTCAGTTTGTAAATAATATTGCTATTAACAATGGTGGAGCTCTCTCTAATTATTATGGAGTTATTGAGATTATAGGCTCTTATTTTGTTTCTAATAGTGCATTACATGGAGGAGTTATTTATAATAATGGTTATTTAAGTATTAATAAATCTGATTTTGTATACAATAATGCTAGTATGGGCGGTGCTATTTACAATAATATTGATAACTTTAGTATTTTTGATTCTAATTTTAATTATAACCTAGCTAATATTGGCGGAGCTATTTATAATACTGGTAATAACTTTGTTACAAATAATTTAAAATTTGAATACAATAATGCTAGTAATGGTGCTGTTATTTATAATATAGCAGATAATATGATTATTAATAATAATAACTTCATAAATAATACTTCTAATAATATTGGTGGTGCTATTTATAATATGGGTAATTATTCATTTGTTAATTCTAACTTTGTAAGTAATTTTGCAACTGATTATGGTGGAGCTATTTATAATTATCTTGGTAATTTAACTTTTTATAGCTCAAATTTCACTAATAATGTGGTAAGTGATGGTTATGGTGGAGCAATATCAAATATCTGTAATAGTACCTTGAATATTATTGATTCAAATTTCACTAATAATAGTGCAAATAGTATGTATGGTATATATAGTAATGGACGAATCAGTTATGGTGGAGCAATATACAATGAAGAAAGTGCTTTAAATATTGATGATTCAAATTTCATTAATAATACTGCTGATAATGGTGGTGCTGTTTATAATCATGGTGGTAGCTTTATTGTTGTTGGGTCTTGTTTTACTGATAATCATGCTGTTTATGGTGGTGCTGTTTATGGTGATGGTGATAGTTTAATTATTGATGGTTCTAATTTCACTGGTAATGAAGCTTATGAGTCTGGTGGGGCTATATTTAATAAAGGTAATAATTTTTCTATTAATAGTTCAAAATTTATTTATAATAAGGCAAGTAATGGTGGAGCTATCTCTAATTATGATGGAAATCTCAATATAAATGATTCAAAATTCATAAGTAATGAAGCTTTATATGGTGGAGCTGTGTATAATAATGCTAATTTGAACATAAATGGTTCTAAATTTATTGATAATAATGCTTCTAGTGGTGGTGCTGTCTATAATTCTGGAAGTAATTTAAATATTAATAGTTCAGTTTTCACTAACAATAATGCTACTATAGGTGGGGTTATTTATAATATTGCTAATTTATCAGTTATTGATTCAAATTTCAATAATAATACTGCAGTAAATGGTGCTACTATCTTTAATGATAATGGTATTACTAATATTAATAATTCAAACTTTGTTAATAATATTGTTAATAATAGCGATATTTTGGGGAGTGTTATTGAAAATCTTAATGGTGTTTTAAGCATTGTTAGTTCAAACTTCACAGATAACAATGTCGAATATGGTGCTATTATTGTCAATTCAGATATTAATATTTTAAATATTAGTAATTCAAATTTTATTAATAACAATGCAACTAATGCTGTTATCTACAATCATAATGGTAGTGTTAATCTTAATAGTTTGAATTTTATTAACAATACTATATATCTTGGTGGAACTGTTTTTAATGATCTCAATGGTCTTTTAAATATTACTAATTCAATCTTTGAAAGTAATAATGCAACTAATGGTGGAACCATAATTAATAATGGTGCTTTGAATATTGTTAGTTCAAACTTCAAAAATAATCTTGTTGAATATTATGGAACTATCTTAAACACTGGTTTTTTATGTATTAATAGTTCTAATTTTATAAATAACACTGTTAAATATGGTAATGTTATATATAACGATTATAATGGTGTTTTATGTGTTATGAATTCTTTGTTTTTGGATAATGAGATAGTTAATAATTATATTATTTATTCAAAGAATACTTTTAATTTTATCAACAATACTGTTTATAATATTGATGATATTGGATTGTATATTGATAATATTAATAAAAATAGCAATATAACTGATAATAGATTCTTTATTACTATATTGAAGAATAATTCTTTAGTTAAACATGATTTAAGTAGTGGTAATTTTAATAATAATGTTTTCATAATACTTCTTAATGGTAATAATAACAGAATGAATGTGATAAATGCTGATGGTAACTATTATAATCTTGAAATTAATGGAAATAACAATCAAATTACTGACAGTCAATTTAATGGATATATTAAAAACATTGGACAAAATACCACAGTCAAAAACAACAATATAACAAACAATAATAATAAAATTGCTATTTGGAACAATGGAAACAACTTTAAAATAGAGAATAACAAATTCAAACTTAATAATAATGAAGGAATTTACATAGAGGGAATTAATGTAACTATAAACAATAATAGTATTGATGGTGGTTATAGAGCAATTATAAATAAAGGCATTAATACTAGAATAACCAATAATATAATTAATAATTGTACTATTGGTGTTGAAAATACTCAAAAAGTAAATATAACTAATAATAAAATCATTAATACTAAAAAAGGTATTATAGATACTGCAAATGCAAGTAACTTCCTTAAAAACAATATTAATGGTGGGGATTATGGTATAATCACTAGTGGGAACAATAATAATATTAAAGAAAATATTATTAAGAATAATAAAAATAGTATCACTATCAATGGTAACTATAATATTATTGGAAATAACAAATTAGATAAAAACACCAATACTATAATGATTAATGGTTATTATAACACTATATACCAGAATAATATTACATCTAGTCAAAAAACTATTTATATTAAAGGTAATAACAATAAAATACAATTTAACAAGCTCACTAAGAATATTGAGAATATAATAATTAATGGTAATATTAATGATATTTACAAAAATAATATTAGCAATGGTAAAAAAGCAATATATGTTAAGGGTAATTATAATATAATACAATCTAATTTTATTACTAAAAATACTGTAAATGATATTGTTGTTAATGGTAAATACAATAAGATTATTAAAAATAATGTGAGCAACAGTAAAAAGGCAATCCAAGTTATTGGAAATAGTAATATTATACAATCTAATAAGATTAATAAAACTGAAAATGGGATTATGATAAAAGGTTATGAGAACAGTATTAAAAGTAATACTATTGTTGGTAAAACAAATAGTAAAGGTTATGGAATTTACATTTATAAAAATAGTAAAAGGAATACTTTAATTAAAAATAATGTTTCTAACTTTAAAAGTGGTGTAGCTGTTTATAAAGGCCATAAAACTAATATTTTAAAGAAAAATACTATTACTAAAAACAATTATGGTTTAATAACTAGTCAAGAATTCAAAAACAAATCAAATAAAATAACAAAGAATAAAATAAATCAAAAAGTAGTTTAA